From a region of the Helianthus annuus cultivar XRQ/B chromosome 5, HanXRQr2.0-SUNRISE, whole genome shotgun sequence genome:
- the LOC110943269 gene encoding uncharacterized protein LOC110943269, with amino-acid sequence MFATGQLSLQANDWWDAHRKEIGEERLQIMTWQEFKEPFMKYHCPQSAIDKIQEDFVRLRQKNETINEISNIFWDKMKFCAEFVQTERMKTNRFYGILKAEFREFITPSKCETLDELINLARDREIEIKRQEERGKKRPNEKGASSTPFKKGKYQEQGRKDKSKGGITPCKTCGKLHTGECLLGKKGCYKCGKEGHSSYQCPNNPKTCFHCFEKGHIKSECPKLQQESKKEDKKQESSKAKGRMFQITSEEAKVHPNVVSGIFLLNFMPVHVLFDTGATMSFISNEIVQHPSFKVERMPAPLEVEIANNKNYLFHEICRSCKLTIEGEEFNIDLYLWFWGNLR; translated from the coding sequence ATGTTTGCTACTGGCCAACTCTCCCTCCAGGCGAATGATTGGTGGGATGCACATAGAAAGGAAATAGGCGAAGAAAGACTCCAAATTATGACCTGGCAAGAGTTTAAGGAGCCCTTCATGAAATACCACTGTCCTCAGTCAGCCATTGATAAGATTCAAGAGGATTTCGTACGCCTCCGACAGAAAAATGAGACAATAAATGAGATATCGAACATTTTCtgggataagatgaagttttgtgcGGAGTTTGTGCAAACTGAAAGAATGAAGACCAATCGCTTTTATGGCATACTGAAGGCAGAATTCAGGGAGTTCATCACTCCCTCGAAATGTGAGACCCTTGACGAGCTTATTAATCTAGCGCGGGATAGAGAAATTGAAATTAAGAGGCAAGAAGAACGTGGTAAGAAGAGACCTAACGAAAAAGGTGCAAGTTCGACTCCGTTTAAAAAGGGGAAGTATCAAGAACAAGGAAGGAAAGATAAGTCAAAAGGTGGTATCACGCCTTGCAAGACTTGTGGAAAACTTCATACGGGAGAATGCTTGCTAGGCAAAAAGGGATGCTATAAATGTGGTAAAGAAGGGCATTCGTCTTATCAATGTCCAAATAACCCGAAGACTTGCTTCCATTGTTTtgaaaaggggcacattaaaTCGGAATGCCCGAAACTTCAACAAGAGTCGAAAAAGGAAGATAAGAAGCAAGAGAGTTCTAAGGCTAAAGGGAGGATGTTCCAAATCACATCCGAGGAGGCTAAGGTTCATCCGAATGTTGTTTCAGGTATTTTCCTATTAAATTTTATGCCTGTTCATGTTTTGTTTGACACCGGAGCCACTATGTCGTTTATTTCGAATGAAATCGTACAACATCCTTCCTTCAAGGTTGAGCGAATGCCGGCGCCCTTAGAAGTAGAAATTGCCAATAATAAAAATTACTTGTTTCACGAAATCTGTAGGAGTTGTAAGTTAACTATAGAAGGTGAGGAATTCAACATCGACCTTTACCTATGGTTCTGGGGGAATCTAAGgtaa